In Capsicum annuum cultivar UCD-10X-F1 chromosome 7, UCD10Xv1.1, whole genome shotgun sequence, one genomic interval encodes:
- the LOC107877620 gene encoding BTB/POZ domain-containing protein At2g24240, whose product MGIQKDRVKFNVGGRIFETTGTTLANAGRDSVFGAMFDDDWNLSCDVAVTEHFIDRNPDCFSVLLDLLRTGELYVPQNLPEKLLYREALFYGLLDHVRSAKWGPFDGNRLRLARSVTGQAPGDGTAIRAGPDGGCCVAHGSMVHVYDWMMEEHPPINLDYQRVNDAGWVDSENIVLSACERLGKGDGGMGLFSASTGDLRYKFHVKHENQVKSYTAGALSFSSDYKLFSSCKGRSNEYGIGVWDQVTGKQIDFFYEPPGWSLGEADKLQWLHGTNCLLVATLFPRKDNCYISLLDFRDKNMVWSWSDVGAPITDERRVRDAIAMEETSSICVVNEYEDLGFMDLRRNAGSVRWSSRSRLMKGKMPDEPCYPKLALHEGQLFSSMNDCISVFCGPDWVLTSRLRRSYGGSICDFSIGGDRLFALHSEENVFDIWETPPPPII is encoded by the coding sequence ATGGGGATTCAGAAAGATAGAGTGAAATTCAATGTTGGTGGTAGAATTTTCGAAACTACTGGTACAACCTTAGCGAATGCTGGCCGGGATTCGGTTTTTGGAGCTATGTTTGATGACGATTGGAACTTGAGTTGTGATGTCGCAGTGACTGAACACTTCATTGATAGGAATCCTGATTGTTTTTCAGTGCTTCTCGACTTGCTTAGGACAGGAGAGCTTTACGTACCTCAGAATCTTCCTGAGAAGTTGTTGTATAGAGAGGCTTTGTTTTATGGTCTTTTAGATCATGTCAGGTCAGCTAAATGGGGTCCATTTGATGGAAACAGGCTCCGTCTGGCTCGTTCAGTAACGGGCCAGGCTCCTGGTGATGGAACCGCCATCCGAGCTGGTCCGGATGGCGGGTGCTGTGTAGCTCATGGTAGTATGGTTCATGTTTATGATTGGATGATGGAGGAACATCCTCCGATTAATCTTGATTATCAGAGGGTGAATGACGCGGGTTGGGTTGATTCGGAGAATATTGTGTTAAGTGCTTGTGAGAGACTAGGTAAAGGGGATGGGGGTATGGGGTTGTTTAGCGCATCGACCGGGGATTTAAGGTATAAATTTCATGTCAAACATGAGAATCAGGTAAAGAGTTATACAGCTGGTGCACTTAGTTTTAGTTCAGATTATAAGTTGTTTTCGAGTTGTAAAGGTAGAAGTAATGAGTATGGTATCGGTGTATGGGACCAAGTTACTGGTAAACAGATTGATTTTTTCTACGAGCCGCCCGGTTGGTCACTTGGTGAGGCTGATAAGTTGCAATGGTTACATGGTACCAACTGTTTGTTAGTTGCTACTTTGTTTCCCAGAAAGGACAATTGTTACATCAGTTTGTTGGATTTTAGGGACAAGAATATGGTTTGGTCATGGTCAGACGTTGGTGCGCCTATAACTGACGAGAGGAGAGTTAGGGACGCGATAGCAATGGAGGAAACGAGTTCAATATGTGTAGTGAACGAGTATGAAGATTTGGGGTTTATGGATTTGAGGAGGAATGCTGGTAGTGTAAGGTGGAGTTCAAGAAGCAGGCTAATGAAAGGGAAAATGCCGGACGAGCCTTGTTATCCTAAACTGGCATTACACGAGGGGCAATTGTTCTCATCGATGAACGACTGCATCTCTGTGTTCTGTGGCCCTGATTGGGTTCTTACATCAAGGCTTCGACGAAGCTATGGTGGTTCCATTTGTGATTTCTCTATTGGTGGTGACCGTCTTTTCGCTCTTCATAGTGAAGAAAATGTGTTTGATATATGGGAAACTCCGCCTCCACCGATTATATGA